The Bactrocera dorsalis isolate Fly_Bdor chromosome 3, ASM2337382v1, whole genome shotgun sequence genomic interval CACAATACTCGCCGATCGTTTCAACGAGGAGACCACCAGCCAAGTAGCGGCTGGCATCTTTAGGCCCGGCACAAGTTTTGCGGGACCAACCAGGGAGATTACACAGTAAATTATtgcaaaatgttgttgttgttgtgtgaaaatatatttgctatttttatttatttgtattgtggATTTATGCAGACAGTGGATTACAGATGCCTTTCATTACTGGGACGACATACGGCGCTCCAAGGAGGCACCGCTCGCAGGCGTTTGTCAGCTCTCAGGCTACATTTACTCGTCCACCTCGCCGAAGATCGTGCGGGTATGCTAAATTTGATTGTATAAGGTTTATAACTTTGGATGCATAAACTTTATTATCGTAATCGATTGCTCGCGTTtgatgtacttacatatatatacatatataatcgtTGCTATTAAGATTTTCTAAACATCATAAATTGATAGCAATATTTACTGTTACTGCGCTGATAACGCGCTCTTAACtttctactttttattataaacattttgataatttcattACTTTGTCATTAGAACCCCTTTATTGAGAATTTATTGCCGGTTTACCGACAAGCCACTGAGGAGGAATTGAAGCTGTGTCAGGGCGACTGGAAGTACGGTTCTTTCTTTACAACTTGCCTCACTGAATGTCGACTCTTCCTGCCATATGCAACAAAGAAGTaagatttgcaaatattttctaactGTTATATGTTTAAAACTTAGGAATACCTCGAGATCTGCGGTAAaaataacggggttttcaaaagaagcgctacaaaagtttttttctgaaaccaattttcgacgggTTTCAAGCATAAATTGAACGATACCGCTCCAATCTcatgttcgatattcgtacgaagttcatcaatcgtcgcgggcttgttggcatagaccacagacttgacgtagccccacaagaaatagtctaacggcgtcaaattgCACGACTGAAGCGGCCAAATGACTGGACCCTTTCGTGAGATAACAGGtttaccaaacttggttttcaatacaTCTATTGAAAAACTCGTTATAAGATCTCATATGATCTACATAACAGAGTGGTTTATTGGTGATCACGATAAGCGACGCAAATCGGTTAGACCTACTAATCTAACCGAAATAATCAAGTTAACCTAACATTATTAATATCGTTTACTTCATCAGATTTATTGCGGCTGGTGGCCAAGTCACGCGTCAACATGTTAGCTCGTTTTCGGAGGTGTCGGAGCAAAACTTCGATGTGCTCTTCAATTGCACCGGCCTGGGCGCAAAAGAGCTGTGCAATGACGCTCAACTCGTACCGATGCGTGGTCAGGTGGTGAAGGTGCGCGCTCCATGGGTCAAGCTGGCTTTTTATGGTGACTATGACACTTACATTCTGCCAGGCTTCGAAGCGGTCACGCTCGGCGGTTGTCGTCAATACGACAGCTTCAATTTGAATGTCTGCAAATACGATACAATGGCGATCAAGGAGCGCTGCTATGGCATGCTGCCGAGCTTGAAGCGCGCCGAGGTGGTACGCGAGGCTGTTGGATTGCGGCCACATCGTGCTGTGGTGAGTTGCAGTTCTGcagtttttatattcaaaaatatgttaaatgtttttgtttgtccGTATAGGTGCGCGTCGAAAGTGAGATCCTTCGTTTGGCCAACGGACGCACCCAGAAAGTGGTGCATAATTACGGTCATGGTGGCTATGGTGTTACGACCTCACCAGGCACAGCAAAGTATGCTGTGAAAATAGCGCGTGAACTTTTGGCGGGTAACAGTAAATTGTAACGGTTAACGGTGTGataatttcatacatatgtatatgtacatgtctggcaataaatttatctatgtacatacatatatatgtgtccGTATTATTCtataaaacaacttttttatataaataaatcagtataacctaaaatatttttaaattaaaaatctctTAATTTACAACAATGCGCCAACGTtcctaaaaaataattgttttttaatagtaaaattCTAGTCccgtttttatattttgagtaTCTGTCAAAACAGCTGTTCTGCTCTCTGTGAATAGTAAAACCAAATTAACATACGGTGTCTCCCTTTTATTTACCGGTACCTTTTCCAAAACTACATTTGGTACTATCAGTACTAGAATTGTAACACACGAACATCGGCAACACTATTTCTAAATCTTTCTATTGTTATACTATCAACCGTCAGATGGCGCTGTGCACATTTGCAGTACCTGTCAGTTTAATGAATAAAgccaattataaattttttcaattatttctaattttttacaaattatcattatttatttcgaatattttacAGCTACAttgttaaaaattcaataaatatagcACCATCGTCGTCAGCTGAACAAACTCGAAAAGAATAAGGCAGATATAACTGAACTCAAACttattatcgataaatttcgcatttttataattttatatcagATGTCGAAAATATATGCTTTGCCATGATAATTTACCGTTTACCGTACCGTTTTACGGAGTTTTAGGTAGAATACCTGTTGGCATTTCATTACTCTCTCCCTACTTTTCTTAGGTCATATCAAGTCAAATAATAAGGAGTTTCCTTGTAATTTTCATAAACCACAATCGATCTTATATTTACTGGTATCTGCACATCTCTAGCATTGACAATCAGTAGAATAAAGCAAACTGTCAAATGGGAAATTTTTCGTGATTGTCAACAATTAAAATAGacttaagaaatttttattacaaactaacataaaagtacgaaaaaaataattttaaaacacatTTGCAAATCAGTGAGATCAATCCATAGATTAGCGGTTAAAGAGCATAGGATTAGAACGTGAAGAAGATGTCATCAATGTCGCCATCTGAGGTAAGTTCTAAAAAGTGTGATTGTcagaatatttcttttttttgttgttttgcgttTTGTGTATGTGGACTTTAACGATTTCATATGAAAATCAATGGACAAAGCAAACAGCTGGCTGCTGGACAAAGGCTGCAAATGTCTATATAGTGAAGGTTAatacaaacaaatgaaaaaataacgaatGGAGTGCTCCATTCAAAGAAGTAGGTGGCTGTACCCAAACCCGCCAAAGATATGGttcattaatttaaagaaaCGTAGACATATTCTAGATACTGTTTAATCGGCCGCGTCACCACCCACTGCATTtctgtgaaaaaattgttgtttgttgtttgtgtagcTCTTTGTTGATAAATGCTGAGCATTTTTGTTATCAACCGCAGGAAATTTTGGAATTAATGTAGTTTTGTTAGCTTGTATCGACAAGTCCTCTCCTTAGCTTTGACTGCTTTCTAAGCTAACATTTGTTGAAACGTATTCAATTCAGATTTACTAGCATACCCTATTAGTATGGATTGTTTTCCTATTTTGTGTAGTAAATGTTGGCTAAATTCGTCATGTGCTAAAATCTACTCTATACAGcgattttattttgcttgttttttagATGCTGAATGATCCAGTAACGATGGTAAGCGTATTATTTAAAaggttatttgcattttaaaacgCAATGCtgtcgaaatatttattaaataagtaAGATtggttgtatatatatatttcttcaagTGCACTTGCATACTTCCCAAATGTGttggcattatttatttatattcggAATGCCGGTGATAAGAAACGCGATAATAAATTGAAAGGGTGTTGTTTTtagagaaatttttattcaaaataagagTAGTATGGCATTTCAGAATATTCTGTTAAACTTTCATTGATTCGTAGCCTCAGgacatacacaaatataataattatgtacAGTAGCTGCccaaataaatgaatttaaactTGTTTTAAGTTATAAACACATAAGGTGCTTGCTTGCTAGTCATCACGTCCTAATATTTCTAAAAGCTAATCGTTTCAGCATTTGTACGCCGCTGACCCTAGCGCTATTTAATGGCGTGTCTCGAGCTGATAATACTGCCATATtcctgaaaaaattaattattttaaaattattcacacaTGCCTATTAAGAAACATTTGTAGCTATTTATTGCTACATTTCGACCGAATTTATTTTACTGCTGTTTTGGTACAATTATagtacacaaaacaaatttgttCATGCTAATACTTGCTGACACATTTAAtacattctaaaaataaattaacacttCCATTGATGGCGCTATGAGCATTTTGTGTTCATTCACATCTCAAGTGATCTGAtcacgcacatatgtacatatgtacatttactcatacaatgtgtttattttttttaaattgataatcATATATGATTTCGAATGTACAATGTTTTACGCATTCCCTCAGTTGCTAATTCAAACTTAAGTTTTGCTAATTGTAAATCTCTCGAATACTTAGTAACACAAAAGTTCAACGGAATATAATCAATAAATCACTGTAAACATTTGCAttcaactgaaaaaaaaatattaattttacaaagtGAAAAAACCCGCTATTTTGTGGAACCGAAGCTGATAATCTTACACTAGGCTCACACATGActgattaaatttttcttaatgtttttattttgcattttaatcaGTTATGCAATTGTCGCTGGTGGGCTTTAATCGTTTATAATATGCGTCTAATTGGAGCGAGATTAAATAGAGGtgacatacaaaatataaaactaaatattactGATTTAATGTTTATGatgttcatatttatttataaaaaaataataataataaaataattaattaatgtctCATAAAATAAGTCAATTagtcaaaagaaaaataaataaaataatttttattctcagcgtttgagatatcgattcatacaaactgatcggtcaaaatcaaattcatgtgtgaaacacttttttatttgacgagatatctttccGAAATTTAGAATGAATTATTGTCCAAGTCAGCTGTAGAacctctgaagaaattgttcagtttgGACTACTTtagcaaatagctgccatacaaaccgaccaaTCGATTTCAATGCCTTGTATGGAACacctttttatttgagaagatatcttcacgaaatttggtgtatATTGTTGTCCATAGTTACCGTATAAAtcctgaagaaattgttcagatcggaccactatagcatatagctaccatgtaaactaaacgatcaaaatcaagttcttgtatgggaaaacttttttattttacagatattttcgggaaattttgcatagatttTGGTCCAAGAAGGCAGCGATATAATCTCCGTATAAATTGTTGAGATCAGACCTTAATAACATAGACCTGTCATATAAATCGgctgataaaaattttatgctatcagaaatgcagctgtgaagggtattaagtTCCGTTGTAGCCGAAATTAACGGTTtgcatttttagtttatttataatataaattgtttctcttgtttctcaaaaaattcacaaaaagtcGCGTTTTTTTGGTTTGCAAGTGAATATTACCTCTTAAAGGAAAATTTGctaacatttattttatgttttcgtgtatatataaaaatttaggtttaaatatacttaaaaaagcTAATTTAGCTGTTTATGCAACATTTCTGGGGCAAGTAAATAGCCTACATGGCTGATAGCGTGCTGCATGCGATTTTTGTGTTGCACTTCACATCACAGCTGTGAACACTTTCACAGTCTTTTACTATACGGCGCCACAGCACATACAATGTATGTCCGAAATGTGTTGCATAAACATCTTGCTCCTGCATGTAAGTGGGGAACACGTGACTGTCATTAAATGTCTACCAGGTAGCAAGTTTGCGCAATATTTTTGCACTAAGTCACACGCGGAAATGTTGACAGTTGACAAGCTGTGGTGGTTGTGTGTGTTGCTGTGGCACAAGTCGACCAGCGTTGATTTTAAATCCATTAGATGCACCTTGATTTGCATAATTGAAGATTATTCGTcaattgttgttgatttttgttgttgttgctagaaattatttgtttgtgaCTCAAAATGTAGTACACacctgcatacatatgcatagaaACGATTTGTGCAAGTAAAATTTCAACATGAATTATtcgcaatttttcatttaatggcGTAAAAGTATTGCCActtaataaaaacttataaccacacaaataaaatagaattaagCTTTCACCGCAACTCCTCCCCCATATAACCACATATGCAAAAAACCACTCAAAGCCCTACCACTGTTCCGCAGTCAATCACGTATACGCCATGCTGTACCACAAGCAAAAGCCAAATATCACTCACTGCCTTGTTGTTGTCAGCATAaagcaattaattatttattgccATGAACCACTGATCGCCATGCCAATTTTTTGCCTTTTCTTCACAACTCACACAGATGACTCAGCCCTGTTTgggttgtgttgttgttggcagcgCCCACTCAACGAAGTTTGTTTTATGCTGAAACTTGTTTGCAGTTTTTTGCGCACTTTTATTTctcatatttggcatatacAAGCGCACGCATGAGCGGCTAATCAAGTGTCCGTCTGGTCAGCATGTTGTCCAGCTGTTCTCGCAACCAGTTTGCTAGCCGGTTTCAAAACTAGTGGAcagttgatttgattttatctCGCGCGCTGTAATTAAACAGTGTAACGAATGTGCTGTTTGTAGGTGTGGTGGAGTTCGCTTTTTGAAATAAGTTTCCAAATTTTTCCAATCAGTGTggatatttaattaaatgattaattttttcagACAACTTCGTTTATTATGCAAAGAATACCATAATGAtctcttagtttttgagatatcgttctgaaattttgtgcATACTCTTTTTTCCTCCAAAATTGtctcatttgtcagaatcgccgatatcgcaccactataagatatagctgccatacaaactgatctatcaaaCTGAAgtccttgcatggaaaacttttttactggacgagatatcttcacgaagtaCGGCACATATTATTTTCCAGGACAActctacaatctccgaatatattgttcggatcggtcgactatagcaaatagctgccatacaaactaacgtatcaaactcaagtccctgtatgggaaacttttttatttggcgagatttcttcacgaaattctgCATATATTATTTTGCAAGGCCACAcaacaatctccgaacaaatttttcagatcggacaactatagcatatagctgccatacaaactgaccaatcgtTTTCAGATCCTTGTatggaacacttttttatttgaagagatatcttcacgaaatttggcacagattattatccaTGGCATTCGCATAaattctgaagaaattgttcaaatcggctcactatagcatatagctgccatacaaactcatcggttaaaatcaaaataaaagtctttttatacccttttatgctataaaaaatgcagctgTGAAGTGTATATAGGCTCGatgcagtcgaagttaacgtttattCTCTTCATTCTTATTTAATTATGGATTTATTTATCCCATTGCCATTTTGCCTCACTGCAACTTACCGCCATGCCGCTTGCTTTCTTTTGTTTTGCCTCTTATTCGCCACTGCCGGTTGTTTGTATCTTGCTTGTTTCtccttaattatttttctatttttgttgtaaatatggTTGTAGCTAAATGTGCGCGTTGTTGTGGCAAGCTGAGGCGGCTGGTGTTTCTACACGATTGGCATCAGTTGTGGTTGGCACGCGAATTCGCCAAGTTTACGAAATAAACTTTGCTCTATATATAAAACGAAACGATAAAAAGTCTCTAATAacagaaatattttgcaaatattttcaatatattcacTAATCTCAACATTTAACATTAAACAAAATTCGTGCGTTAAAATGTGTTCCAAGTGTGCGGCAAATTGTTGGTGTTGAAatgtt includes:
- the LOC105229660 gene encoding D-aspartate oxidase, coding for MHFGILGSGVVGLTTALELQQNYPNAQITILADRFNEETTSQVAAGIFRPGTSFAGPTREITQQWITDAFHYWDDIRRSKEAPLAGVCQLSGYIYSSTSPKIVRNPFIENLLPVYRQATEEELKLCQGDWKYGSFFTTCLTECRLFLPYATKKFIAAGGQVTRQHVSSFSEVSEQNFDVLFNCTGLGAKELCNDAQLVPMRGQVVKVRAPWVKLAFYGDYDTYILPGFEAVTLGGCRQYDSFNLNVCKYDTMAIKERCYGMLPSLKRAEVVREAVGLRPHRAVVRVESEILRLANGRTQKVVHNYGHGGYGVTTSPGTAKYAVKIARELLAGNSKL